Within Gammaproteobacteria bacterium, the genomic segment ATCGAAGCGGGTGGCACCTGTTTGCTGGTGGACTGCGGCTTCAGTGTTCAGGAGTTGGGCCGGCGCCTGGCGCAAGTGGGCAGATGTCTGGGGGACTTGAGCGCGGTGCTGGTCACCCACGAACATGGGGATCACGTCCAGGGCGTTGCCGCCCTGGCCCGTCAGCGCGGTCTGCCGGTGTGGCTTACCGCCGGCACGGCGCGCCACAAAGGCTTGGCCGACGTGCCGGACCGGAGGCTGTTCCACTGTCACCAGGATTTCGCCATCGGTGATCTGCAGATTCAGCCCTTCCCCGTGCCTCACGACGCTGCGGAGCCCGGCCAGTGCGTGTTCGGCGATGGCCGGGTGCGGCTTGGCCTGTTGACCGACTGCGGCAGTGTGACGCCCCATGTGGAACAGTGTCTCGATGGTGTGGATGCCCTGGTGCTGGAGTGCAATTACGAGCCGGTGTTGCTGGAGGGAGGGGATTATCCCCCCGCGCTGAAGCGGCGGGTGGGTGGCAGCTACGGCCATCTGAGCAACGCCCAGGCGGCGGCGTTGCTCGGTCGCATCGACACCAGTTGCCTGCAGCATGTGCTGGCCGCTCACCTGAGTGAAAAGAACAACACGCCCGGCCTGGCCCGGGCGGCCCTGGCGGATGCCCTGGGTGCGATGCCGGGTGATGTTGCTGTAGCCACCCAAGACCAGGTCCTGCCCTGGCGCGAAATAACATGACGGGCGCTCCGGCGCGGCCGCCACCACCATGAGACAACGAGGACCCGCCATGGAAATCCGCCAGGAACTCTATTCCGGCAAAGCCAAATCAATCTTCAAAACCGCTGACCCGGATTATCTGGTCATGCGCTTTCGCGACGACACCTCTGCCTTCAACGGTGAGAAGGTGGCCCAGCTCGACCGCAAGGGCATGGTCAACAACCTGTTCAACGCCCACATCATGACCCGGCTCCGGGAGGCGGGTATTCCCACCCATTTCGAACGGCTGTTGTCCGACACCGACGCGCTGGTAAAGAAACTGGACATGATTCCGCTCGAATGTGTGGTGCGCAATATCACTGCCGGCAGCCTGTGCCGCCGTCTGGGAGTGGCCGAAGGGGTGGAGTTGCAGCCCCCCGTGTTCGAGTTCTTTCTCAAGA encodes:
- a CDS encoding MBL fold metallo-hydrolase; protein product: MRFAVLGSGSRGNGLVIEAGGTCLLVDCGFSVQELGRRLAQVGRCLGDLSAVLVTHEHGDHVQGVAALARQRGLPVWLTAGTARHKGLADVPDRRLFHCHQDFAIGDLQIQPFPVPHDAAEPGQCVFGDGRVRLGLLTDCGSVTPHVEQCLDGVDALVLECNYEPVLLEGGDYPPALKRRVGGSYGHLSNAQAAALLGRIDTSCLQHVLAAHLSEKNNTPGLARAALADALGAMPGDVAVATQDQVLPWREIT
- a CDS encoding phosphoribosylaminoimidazolesuccinocarboxamide synthase; protein product: MEIRQELYSGKAKSIFKTADPDYLVMRFRDDTSAFNGEKVAQLDRKGMVNNLFNAHIMTRLREAGIPTHFERLLSDTDALVKKLDMIPLECVVRNITAGSLCRRLGVAEGVELQPPVFEFFLKNDALHDPMVNDYHILAFNWASEDEITAMKRLTFRVNDVLKQLFLDAGMLLVDYKLEFGRFHGGMVLGDEFSPDGCRLWDAETRTRLDKDRFRQGLGNVVEAYEEAARRLGIRLP